The Apostichopus japonicus isolate 1M-3 chromosome 10, ASM3797524v1, whole genome shotgun sequence genomic sequence aattttTATTATGTCAGCATTTAATTCAAACAAACTTTTTTGCATATCAATGTCCATGTTTAGGGTTTACATGTGAGAATGTGAGAAGATGAGTTCAATGTAAatgattttcatgttttctaGATACATTGCATGTATAGATGCGTTCACATCTATGACATAGGAATAAGGTGTGTACACGGTTACAACCAAACATACATGTCCTTTTGAAAAAGCCTAGTAAACGCAGATAGTgtcaatataaatgaaaaattatcCTGGATTTTAATAAGTTATGTGTGTACAGAAAGTAATACCACAATTGCATCCCaaatactcccccccccccctaaaaaaaaaacgggcaTTACCTATAATATGACACCATCCCAGCTACCATCTTTATGCTACATATATCATGCTCCATGACCGTAAACAGTTACCGGCACTAGAGCGTGCAGCACATGATTTGTGGGTCGAGCACATGCAAAGGTCTAAGTTTATAGGATACTGTTTTTCACTGTCTCCATGGTAGAATGGTTGTAACAGAAGTCAATTAATTATAACAGACACTGTACAATATGAAACCTTGACAACTATATGTCCTTGAgcaatattcattatatatattggATCATAAAGAACACTCCATACCGGccttcatatttttatttttattattatttttttttttccttgcgTCTCTTTTCTCCAGAAAAATTATGTTCAAGTCATTTTTTTGCCTGTCATGTGAAAACTAGTTTAAGTGATAAAGCTTCCTGGTTCTAATCCATCTCACTTTATTTGCTTTCATCTAACCCTTTCTGCATCGGCCTTCTTTAGGAGTGAGATGATGATCTGAATCGACCATGACATTTAtagtattttctattttttcttgtttctttccaGGTAAGTAAGGGGTTTGTCATGAatgcaatatatacagtatatgtgccATTGGAAGCACAACACCCTTCTTATTGCTTTACGTACTCTCTACACTCGGGTTTAAATTATCATTTATTTAATGATGAGGGAAATTATACAAGCCATCTGTACAGTTTTTACATCAACCAAcataaaatcttaaaatctACTTTTAAGGTCCATTTTTCTCCGGGCCCTGCAAATGGATTAATTTTGCGTGCAGGGCAAAGAGGAACACATTTATTAGGATGCAATGTTTGAATGATCATTTACGGACTAGATACAATTGTACCGCAGATGTGTTGGTTCCAGCCTATGGTTACCAATGTTCAGAGATGGCAGAGCTGGGGAACTGCATGGGGAGGAATATAGTACCCTAGTACCCCGTCCCCACTTTTTTGCCAAGTCTAAAGAATTGCAGTGAATAAAAACCCTAAAATGATAGCAAGACAAAGGTAGTCATAACAGTAGCCGGCTATAATCATTGAAACGTTTTTCTGTGCCAGTGATGTTGTCAAAGCCTCAAAGAGGCTCAATGACATATTTTGCTATTGACTTCACAGAGGAGGACGATTGAAaactccctcccctccccttccccctttcccTTCACCTCCCACAATCCAAATTGGACTCTGCCATCCCTGGGTTTACAACTCAAGTGATTTATAAAGGTAAAAGTACAATTAGAAGGGATTTCTATTTAATTGATCCTTAAGGCCCACTGATCTTTAACTAACTTGTAGCTTCTCCAATAATTTAGTATGCTGTCCAAGATTATAAAGCACATGTTGCACTATGCATATGCACTAATCTTCATTTGATTTTTATCCACAACTTAAAGGTTAGCTCACAGTATGCACTCATATAGAGGATTTAATATGCACACATTAATAAGATTCATCCTATATAGTTGTTATGTAAAGCACATATATCCGATTGATTGATCTCTTTATAGAAGCAATGCGTGATATTTAGATATGATATTTAGATTTAATAATAGCCTGTCATCATTTCTCTAAAAATCATACAGAACATTTTCGTTTTGATTTTTGCAAAACTCTTCAATCAAGTTGGTATTGCTCACACGTATTTtacatgagcatatatttatAGCACTTTGTACAGTTGTATATGCAGCAATATGTAGATTTCATTTTACACTACATGTGCTAATTAGTAAGGTCTACTATACAGACGTTAAGACTTTTCTATTTCCAGTTCGTAGATGTCACTGGATTCtgtgtgtattatatattaGATTCAAAATACATTATGAAACTGAACAGGTCACAGCTAATATATCATTTTCTTCACTGATCTAGTGTAGTTTAAGCATCTGCTAACTATGACACATGCTGCATGGTTACAACCGGTAccatcaggggcgtagcgaagaggtttttgttggggggtgtggagaatttgatttgccgacggatctggaagtggtgactgaaatgggggaggggtctaaggggagggggtgtccccctcccctttggaaaatttttagttttgaaacgtccttagatgcaatctggtgcatattttaagtcaactttggcacggaagaagctcccattctccttttctctattcagctttccttctttcttccccttccgctctcttcaccttttctccttttgccgacagacccaaaatttgccgacagcgaccaaattattgggggggtgtgacacccccccacacccccccgctcgctacgcccctgggtaCCATCTAGATTTCATTGGATTCTGTGCGTTGTATTAATGTTACCGTTTATCCGTAGCAAAGTCGCAgtagtttttacatttttacaattAAGGATATGCTAGCAATGACATTAGTTACTTTCAGTGCTATAAGCTCCATCATCTATAATTCACTGGATGCTGTGTTTACTACATTAATGCTAGATTCATTGCATACTTTGAAATGAAGATAAAGCATAGTGAACATCTTTGATTGAGTGTGGTGTATTTgctacagtagttatcacatTCAGTAGTATTATTTACATAGTAAGtgttatttacttcactcctctcttacctgtctcctactaCACTAATGCACTTTCCTAGTCTACCAAGGCACCACAAGTAtagttttagcactgcgcccttgGTGACCTCTCCTACGGGTCACCGTACACTATCTCTTACTTCGGAATCTACCAATCGAAGGAAAGCGCGTTTTTTCGACTCCATTTTTATATACGCCTTTACTGAAGTTTTCTAGTGTGAATCTTGCTGCTTGCCACTGATGAAGGTTCAGAACGAAGGTCACTGACATGAACACACATACATCTAGTATGGATATTTAGGGTAACACTTAGTGTATGTGGTAGACTACATATTAGCCTAACATGATCATGTAATAGTCTCATTTGCAAATCATGAataaatttaactaaattttaCAAAACCTGGTTGGAACAATGAAAACCAGATGAGAGTGGAGTTCActataaatataatacaatgagaggaaatttataaatatatttgttacataatacaatgagaagaaatttatatatttctttctttctttccaaaCTGCATGGGAGAAAATTTACGGTTGAAACTGTAAAAGTACATCTTAAATGCTTCATTCCATCTGGATTATTTCAACCTCCCACTCAACAATTACAGTAATACTTTAATTGCTCATCAGAGAATATAccttttaaacttcaaagtcttCCCCCTGATTAGCAGGATTTACAAATCCGTACAAAATATACTCAAGATGGGATAGAAGATAATTGcttggtcaaaaaaaaaaggacaaaatggTTTCCATAGAGGTCATCTGCAGTGTATGTCAGCAATGTGCTTTTGTAGTTCAGTATGCATGGGTGGTCTGCAATTTAGTACTAACATACATTGACCATGATATGCAGTGTACTTTATGTACCTGCATGTACATTGGTGGTCTACAATGTGGTCATACATATGTAAGATGAAGCAATGTTTCACGATGCAGTTTACCAAATTAAGCATTTTTATACTGTATAATAAAATTCCTCTGTTAATTAACTCATGAGGGGGAAGGAGTGGGAGGGGCtgggggagagggaaggggctgGGGAAATAGTTAACCTGGTATAACATTAAACCCTCTGCAAGATTAATGTCCAAATTATTGCTACACATattcaaagatgtatagcagatAGTATTTTCAGTGATATTCTGGTGGAAGACAATTTTCGGACCTCAAAtcttaaaagagaaaaatatttcacaatgttaATTGAAAACCCTGTCTCAAACCCTTGTTTCTACCTCAAAGATATATTGTTGATGACATGTATTCTACTTTGACTGGTTAATGTTATGGATTCTTCCAGGGGAATGGATTCACAGTGGGTGGCCTGATCAAATTCTTTTCTTAGTTATTCAATTATTTGAATGTATAAATCAAATTCCTTCCATTCCTTTTTCTCATCTTCTCTCTTTCTTACTTGCTTTAATATAAAACAAGAGCTATGCATATCAGGTCAGcccatcacacacacacacacacatacattgaACACACATATTCAAGCCACAAAATTTTGCTCGCAATTAAAATAcagtaaaagaaacattttcacatAAAGTGATATCCAGAGAGGCCAATTAATGTGATAAAAATAGATTAAGCCAATATTGTAtcaaacaagaagaagaaaaggaaaaacaccGCTCTATACATCagggagaaagaaaaaacttccttATTGCCTGACATATTCTGCTTAATAATtaactttttcaattttgttttcataaccAATTTAATCATTCCTCTTTGCTATGAGACTATGAATTGGCACTATGAGAAAAGCAAACAACCTTTACATATAAAGGCACAATATAGGCGATTGAGGCAGGAAAATTGGCAAATCAATGGTATTGACTCTTCATATTTGAAGATTTATGGTAAAAGCTCTCCAAAAGAATTACCGATGTGCAGTCAGGTAACTGGAGACTGTGTGAGTATTCGTACAGCTTGTGccgaaagaaagagaaaagacagCACACAAAAACTAAGAAGAAATATTGTGATTTAAGTCTATTGAGGTAATCAGGATAACTGTTAAGATGGATTGAGGTACCATGAAGGAAGGGTAAGGGAGAAAGAACTTGAATGACATTTTGcctctttttttaaaaacacctgATATATGCTActaattttcaggacattttTCCGGACATACCATATCTGTGAATCATGATCACAGAATAAGTTTGCTAATGCCACATTCTTAACTTTAATTTCCTTCATGAACATCTTCAACTACAAAATCatcatgatgatttttttttcctttacatTTTGCAATTATATACCTCCATAACCTCTGTTCCCATACTGGGGGTTCGAGTGGGCACAGAAGCGAGGTTCTGATTGGGCAGTTCACTCATATTGGTTGACTGTGCCCTCATGCCCCTATTTCAGATATTCCTTTTCTCGTAGAAATTTTCAAGCACAAAAGtacatttttgaaatttctttggAATGTAGATACCCTTCTCTTGTTGTTTCTGTCTTGCAAATGATTGGAGAGGGATTAGatacaccctccccccccctccccccttaccTCTTGACCAGGCCCATAGTCAGAATAATCGATTGGGGAGGGAGGACACATCAACACAGGATGATAAGAATTTTCTTTGTGTAAAATTCAGTGCTATGACAGAGAAGTCAAGCTATTGTATGTAAAACTAACACAATACATAAAATGTTTAGCTCCCTTTACATCATTTAAATATGGACAAAAGTCCACACTGATAACTCTAGCTTAATACTGTGTCTGTTTCCATACACtcaaggaaggaagggaaatcTTTCACCTGGATAAATAGCAATTCagagtgacaaaaaaaaagtcttcTTTATCAAGCGAGAGGGGGGAAAAATGTGAAAAGAACAAGCACTTACTTATTCAATTAAAAGATTAATGCAATCGGTTTTCAGACATACGCAAAAGGATGCTATGTACGTTCATCGAGAGTTGCGTGTTTTAAATGTCATACCTTTCTTGAGAATGTCAAAAGTTGAAAAGCTGTTTTCTATGGGTTTTGAGTAAATTGTCGGGGAGTGCTTTGCACTTGAAAGAAACGAATACCCCTTTCACCGACGGAATCTTACGTGGAGTGTTTTCATTAACAGTGGTCTGGATAATATATCATAAAGAGTAGCGTCTTTATAGGTCTTATATTTCGACTAAGTTACAATTTGAGTAGTTCTCCTTCTTCGGTTTTTTCTCAAGATATTCCTGCAATCATTCTCTTGGATactatgtacatgtatgtatataatatgCAAAAGATTTCTGTTGCACAGGATTATCTTTCTTGAGATAGGAAAATGATGCTCTCTGCATACGTTCagggttttctttctttttctttttctttttcttcttcttcttccactTCTTCTTTCTCTCCATCCATTTTCTCTTCATAGATATTGCCCTATTTACAGGGATGCGACTTAACAATACAGCAACAACTCAAGTCAGGTAATAGACCTAACAATATTATTAACTGGCATGACAAAAATAAAGTTTGGCTAAAAGAATTATAAATCTTTCTCTTGCATGCTATTATTCCATTCAATTCAGGTTACCATAGTGTGAACACATCCGCAGTGTCTTCTGCAGACCTATTTAAGAATGGACGCTAatactttaaacaaaattatacaaTACTGTAGTACCAACATGACAAATTGTACCTATAAATTGTCAAATATATCTTGTCATACCACTGTGCAAAATGGTGAGCAGGCATCAAATATATCCCTGGATGAATTTATTTCATTCGCCAAGCCTATTAATTAGGACTAAATTTCCAATGTTCAAATTATTAAAAGCGCTATCTTGTGTATAGACACCCAATATACCTTTGCCAATGCACAAGTAGTTGCATTTTACCATTATAGACACGAAACATCTCGCAGAGGActcttatgtatatatatctttgccACATCACGAGATACATGTACACATGTCAGTAGGGCACTAAGCCGACAAACAATTTTTAAAGCTTTTAGGCTTCGGTACGCTCTCGTGTCTTGAGTCTTGATTGAGTCTGTCCTTTAGTTGGTCAGAAATAATTATATACAGGAGGGGTTCATATTTGCATTACATTAATGGGTttattaaatgatattaaatTCTATGAGTGAAATAAATATAACGAAATAGGAGCCAGGGAATATCTGCTCAAGTTGGAGGTGTTAAAAACATTTGCAGATTTATAGACACTAATGCTATTTCATTCCTgcagcatgcatgcatgcatgcagtaATCATTAAGTAGCATGTGAAGTCTCCTATAAGCCTAGCTACCAACAATCGGTAAAAATTAAGATATAACCCAGTGGCAAAATTCAGCCCTTAAAAGCATCATGTCTATTTTTATGGAATATATCATGTGACCTACTGGACATTTCCTGTGGTTCAATCATTTTCAGAATCAGAACTATGAGAGTTGCCGTGAACAAAACTTGTAACACGCCAAAAAGCCTGCTGATAAGCATAAATACATcttacacatatatgtacagtgtatatatatgtatacatcaaATGCCATTAATAAGCAGATGATTAAAGTGACTAGCTTTGGTCATGATAGCCCTTGTGGGATCAGCATTCTTCTGAGTAGATGAGATATATAGTCTTCactatatattatagatatatagtcttcactatatatattatagatatatagtcttcactatatatattacagatatATAGTCTTCACTATacatattatagatatatagtctttactatatatatagtcttcactatatatattatagatatatatagtctTGACCGTGCAATACTGTATTAGATCCCCCTTGCACTCCCAAATGTGAACAATTCTTTGGTTTCATGAAGATAACTTTACATCTGATTTCACCTAAAAAGCTGCAAATTACCTTCAGACTTCATTTCCTTTTGGCTCACTTCTATAGGACGACGTTAAACTGAATTCTAACAGTCTCTAGTTACAATTAAGTAGTGTCTATATGGATGGGTATCTGTACAGAAACTTGATATTTCACATGAAAAACTTTTGATGCAGGTTAGAGTGACCTCTATATGGTTGTAGGTTTCAAGACATCTTTAAAAATAAGTTAAAAATGATCTCACAACACTGCTTCAACTTAAGTTATAAAATCTTCGGTGGGTGGAGCAGGAGAGCAGGTACTATTACTGTTAATCCATTCCTTTATAAGGTCTAATAACTCTAACAAAAGACACAACATTGTTAACTTCATACGAGAACCAGAGAAACAATCAATTTCAAATGCATTGTATGCTTAATTACATACTGCACAAAAACCTCGTATTTTCCAATCAATTCTTCTTCGTTCTTGCCGTTAATGGAAATGTCCAAATGATTATTCGTATGACAGATGAAGCAGTCCAGCCTCTCCAAGGACCAATGAGCCTCTGGGGTGTTTAACGAGTCATTACCAGGAAACAAAAATGGATGTTAAAATACAGCGTGCTGCACTAATTGTTTTATCACTGGtctaaaaaacattaaaacttcAGCAGTGGGATCTTCCAGTTACACACAAGTATGCCCGGCTTCAAAGCTACAAAGGGATGCATTTAAGCTCCCAATAAACAGCAAACACAATACCAAGGATGTCTATCTTAAATGTTTCTTCAACAAACTTAGCAAAGAAtctgaagtgaaaaaaaaaaagaaaaaaaaaaacttactttgCAGTCATCGCACTCCCACATGGAGTATTCTTCATTAGGATCACAGTCATATCTGGCTAAAACTTTCTCGTAGTCCTCAAAGTACTTTCTCGTGTTTGCATCGAGATCCAAGAACTCCTCGACACACTCTGAACAATCGCGGTCTCCGGATTTACAGTGGTCCAAATAATCAGTCCTCCATTTGCAAAATAAACCGGTCACATTGGAACAATTATTGGGAAGCGCGCAGATTTTGCTTATGTCTTTCGCTGAAATGCCTTCACAACTTACATTCTTTGGAGAACCTGTTGAGATGTCTGGTAGAGTCGCAAATGACGAATAGGTATAAGTTACATACATTTCTGTGGTATATAAGGTTGTGTTGCCACTCGCTATTGCTGCTACCGTGTTTTGAGCAGCACCTTTTGGAGTGACAGCAAAGAAGCATAGGATACCAAGGTATATGAGTGCAATGAAATTGACACTTGACAGGCAGCTTGGGCGACGCCATTGCATCTGACGCACCAAGTCTGTACATCTGTGAACTTCCGTATCCACCAATACAAATCGATATTCCCCATTGTAGAACCTCAAAGTCATATTTCAGACATTACAGGCCGGAGTTGTATGGCACTTCATAGACGCAAACTCAGGACTTGCAACATATACCTTGAACAATGCCAACATGAAGATAACCAATTAGTACTGGAACCTAGTAGTAATTGTGGACACGACCGAAAACTACTAACATCTAGTATGGCAGACAGCCtgtggatg encodes the following:
- the LOC139975102 gene encoding uncharacterized protein, whose product is MTLRFYNGEYRFVLVDTEVHRCTDLVRQMQWRRPSCLSSVNFIALIYLGILCFFAVTPKGAAQNTVAAIASGNTTLYTTEMYVTYTYSSFATLPDISTGSPKNVSCEGISAKDISKICALPNNCSNVTGLFCKWRTDYLDHCKSGDRDCSECVEEFLDLDANTRKYFEDYEKVLARYDCDPNEEYSMWECDDCKKAYGDWLCATQIPYFYEDENGDETQVDPCEEFCERTEARCPYFLPQKPYCGQRTFFCSGPRETARSRSLIQQEKKELCFRCDFSKEGNISMSAEDLGCQSNIEVINITSAASSGAVASLRLHHTGSIYAVLHALNLYILVMWTIAPTVVAGT